The following are encoded together in the Methylorubrum sp. B1-46 genome:
- a CDS encoding DUF411 domain-containing protein translates to MRSDAMPSRRTVLVGLAVGLMLGRGALAEGPPMVAVTKDPSCGCCERWVTHLREAGFTVTVTEGPVNPLKIRLGVPRELASCHTAQVGGYVIEGHVPAGAIKRLLAERPEGMGLAVPGMPVGSPGMEVEDMQPDTYDVVLFGKDGRSTFARYRGGELT, encoded by the coding sequence ATGAGGAGCGATGCGATGCCATCCAGACGTACCGTGCTCGTGGGTTTGGCGGTGGGGCTGATGCTTGGACGGGGCGCCTTGGCGGAGGGGCCGCCGATGGTCGCGGTGACCAAGGACCCGAGCTGCGGCTGCTGCGAGAGATGGGTCACCCACCTGCGCGAGGCCGGCTTCACCGTCACCGTGACCGAGGGCCCGGTGAACCCGCTCAAGATCCGCCTGGGGGTGCCTCGCGAGCTTGCCTCCTGCCACACCGCCCAGGTCGGCGGCTACGTGATCGAGGGGCACGTCCCGGCCGGGGCGATCAAGCGGCTCCTCGCGGAGCGACCCGAGGGAATGGGTCTGGCCGTGCCAGGCATGCCGGTCGGTTCGCCCGGCATGGAGGTCGAGGACATGCAGCCTGATACCTACGACGTCGTCCTGTTTGGGAAGGACGGTCGGTCGACGTTCGCGCGGTACCGCGGCGGGGAACTAACCTGA
- a CDS encoding NYN domain-containing protein, with the protein MELDSQAGKSRIRAALYIDGFNLYHSVNDLGEPFLKWCNFWKLGESIISRQSEELVRVVFCTAYYPGDHSKKIRHERLVRALKLVGVETVLGHFSHEDAKCRDCGSTWQKPTEKATDINLALSVYDDAVQDVMDTAYLLTADTDQAATAKLFAKRFPGKKLVSVSPPGRTHSQHILSHTPHKIALNREHIERALFPGLVTAEGQASVMRPHEYDPPAGYVMWDQRPKPAPKSGAKAAAPAAAMPER; encoded by the coding sequence ATGGAGCTGGATAGTCAAGCGGGAAAATCCAGGATCCGGGCTGCACTCTACATCGATGGCTTCAATTTGTATCATTCCGTCAATGATTTAGGAGAGCCCTTTCTGAAGTGGTGCAACTTCTGGAAGCTGGGGGAGTCGATCATCTCGCGCCAGTCGGAGGAGCTCGTTCGCGTCGTGTTCTGCACGGCCTATTACCCGGGCGATCACAGCAAGAAAATCCGCCACGAGCGCCTGGTCCGCGCCCTCAAACTGGTCGGCGTTGAGACCGTCCTCGGCCACTTCAGCCATGAAGACGCCAAGTGCCGGGACTGTGGCTCCACTTGGCAGAAGCCGACCGAGAAGGCGACGGACATCAATCTCGCGCTTAGCGTCTATGACGACGCAGTACAGGACGTCATGGATACTGCATATCTCCTGACCGCCGATACGGACCAGGCGGCGACAGCCAAGCTGTTCGCCAAGCGCTTTCCCGGCAAGAAGCTCGTCAGCGTCAGCCCCCCGGGCCGGACCCACTCGCAGCACATCCTGTCGCACACCCCGCACAAGATCGCGCTTAACCGGGAGCATATCGAGAGGGCGCTGTTCCCGGGGCTCGTCACCGCGGAGGGGCAGGCCTCCGTCATGCGCCCGCACGAGTACGACCCGCCGGCCGGCTACGTGATGTGGGACCAGCGTCCGAAGCCCGCGCCCAAGTCGGGGGCGAAGGCGGCCGCGCCGGCGGCGGCGATGCCCGAGCGCTGA